The following coding sequences are from one Planifilum fulgidum window:
- the moaA gene encoding GTP 3',8-cyclase MoaA, with the protein MTGIKDALGRPLRDLRISVTDRCNFRCRYCMPEEVFGPGYPFLPREKILRFEEITRLVRIFSGLGVEKVRITGGEPLLRRDLPELIRMISGVEGIRDIALTTNGTLLARFAEALREAGLKRVNVSLDAIDDDIFARMNGGRSAVRPVLEGIEAAARAGLKVKINMVVQRGVNDGQILPMVRRFRGTGHILRFIEFMDVGNNNGWNLEQVVSKREILERIHREMPLEPVEPSHYGEVASRYRFQGSDEEIGVISSVTDSFCSTCTRARLSADGQLYTCLFASEGYDLRGPLRAGESDEAIAERIRRVWSRRRDRYSEERLHHAGIRKRRKVEMSYIGG; encoded by the coding sequence ATGACGGGGATCAAAGACGCCCTGGGCCGTCCGCTTCGGGATTTGCGCATTTCCGTGACGGACCGCTGCAATTTTCGCTGCCGGTACTGCATGCCGGAAGAGGTGTTTGGTCCCGGTTATCCCTTTTTGCCCCGGGAAAAGATCCTCCGTTTCGAGGAGATCACCCGCCTGGTGCGGATCTTCTCCGGCCTGGGCGTGGAGAAGGTCCGGATCACCGGGGGGGAGCCCCTGCTTCGGCGGGATCTGCCCGAGTTGATCCGGATGATATCCGGGGTGGAGGGGATCCGGGACATCGCCCTGACGACCAACGGCACCCTGCTGGCCCGATTTGCCGAAGCGCTCCGGGAGGCGGGGCTGAAGCGGGTCAATGTCAGCCTGGATGCGATCGACGATGACATTTTCGCCCGGATGAACGGGGGCCGGTCCGCGGTCCGCCCCGTGCTGGAGGGCATCGAGGCGGCGGCGCGGGCCGGTCTCAAGGTGAAGATCAACATGGTGGTCCAAAGGGGAGTCAACGACGGGCAGATTCTGCCCATGGTCCGCCGCTTTCGCGGGACGGGGCACATTCTGCGCTTCATCGAATTCATGGATGTGGGCAACAACAACGGGTGGAACCTGGAGCAGGTGGTTTCCAAGCGGGAGATCCTCGAACGGATCCATCGGGAGATGCCCCTGGAACCGGTGGAGCCGTCCCATTACGGCGAAGTCGCCTCCCGTTACCGCTTTCAGGGCAGCGACGAGGAGATCGGGGTGATCTCCTCGGTGACCGATTCCTTCTGTTCCACCTGCACCCGGGCGCGGCTGTCCGCGGACGGCCAGTTGTACACCTGCCTGTTCGCCTCCGAGGGATATGACCTGCGGGGGCCGCTGCGGGCCGGGGAGAGCGATGAGGCGATCGCGGAGCGCATTCGGCGGGTGTGGAGTCGCCGGCGGGACCGGTATTCGGAGGAAAGGCTGCACCATGCGGGGATTCGCAAACGCAGGAAAGTGGAAATGTCCTATATCGGCGGGTGA
- the modA gene encoding molybdate ABC transporter substrate-binding protein, with the protein MSGFRRIAALIGSVALLLSSACSVGETEGRASSGEVRLYVLAAASLTDAVREIQARYEADHPGVRLVPTFASSGRLKQQIERGAPADLFLSAGTGEMEELLGKGLIDPRFHAELLENELVLIAPEGASLKGLADLASNRVKRIAVGHPETVPAGMYAREALVHFGLWEKLQRKLVFAGDVRQVLAYVKTGNADAGIVYRTDIRHGGVSVIAEMPPESHRRILYPLGLVKGTKHPSEAQALYRWLQEKEARSIFEKYGFKGVAAEPAK; encoded by the coding sequence TTGTCCGGATTCCGCCGGATCGCGGCGCTGATCGGCTCTGTTGCCCTGCTTCTTTCCTCCGCCTGTTCCGTCGGGGAGACGGAGGGGCGCGCTTCGTCCGGAGAGGTCCGGCTTTACGTGCTGGCGGCGGCCAGTTTGACGGATGCGGTCCGGGAGATCCAAGCCCGGTACGAAGCCGACCATCCGGGCGTCCGGCTCGTTCCGACCTTCGCATCCTCCGGCCGGCTGAAACAGCAGATCGAAAGGGGGGCGCCCGCCGACCTGTTCCTGTCTGCAGGAACCGGGGAGATGGAGGAACTTTTGGGGAAGGGCCTGATCGATCCCCGGTTTCATGCCGAACTTCTCGAAAACGAACTGGTGCTGATCGCCCCCGAAGGCGCGTCCTTGAAGGGATTGGCCGATTTGGCCTCGAACCGGGTGAAGCGGATCGCCGTCGGCCATCCGGAAACGGTCCCGGCGGGAATGTACGCCCGGGAGGCGCTTGTGCACTTCGGTCTATGGGAGAAGTTGCAGCGGAAACTGGTTTTTGCGGGGGACGTCCGGCAGGTGCTGGCCTATGTGAAGACGGGAAATGCCGACGCGGGCATCGTTTACCGGACGGACATCCGGCACGGCGGAGTGTCGGTCATCGCGGAGATGCCTCCCGAAAGCCACCGCCGGATCCTCTATCCCCTCGGGCTGGTCAAGGGGACGAAACACCCGTCGGAAGCGCAAGCCCTTTATCGCTGGCTGCAGGAGAAAGAGGCCCGGTCCATTTTCGAAAAGTACGGGTTTAAAGGAGTTGCGGCAGAGCCTGCGAAATGA
- the modB gene encoding molybdate ABC transporter permease subunit, which yields MISTDFWSPILLSFKVNAVASLIAFAAATAFAWWLKDRSFPGKTILETLLMLPLVLPPTVVGFGLLVLLGRNGPVGRFVEWLWHQPVIFTWWAAVVAAAVVAFPLMYQTFKAGFESVDRDLEDAARAMGAGEGQVFRHITLPLSWRFLLTGTVLGFARGIGEFGATLMVAGNIPGETQTVPTAIYIAVETGRMDLAASWVLAVVFLSFLLLGIVQRMK from the coding sequence ATGATTTCCACCGATTTCTGGAGTCCGATTCTCCTGTCCTTCAAAGTGAATGCGGTCGCCAGCCTGATCGCCTTCGCGGCCGCGACGGCCTTCGCCTGGTGGCTGAAGGACCGGTCGTTCCCGGGGAAAACGATCCTGGAGACCCTTTTGATGCTCCCCCTCGTTCTTCCGCCCACCGTCGTCGGTTTCGGCCTGCTCGTGCTCCTGGGGCGAAACGGACCCGTCGGCCGGTTTGTCGAGTGGCTGTGGCATCAACCGGTGATCTTTACCTGGTGGGCGGCGGTGGTCGCCGCGGCGGTGGTTGCCTTTCCCCTGATGTATCAGACCTTCAAAGCGGGGTTTGAGTCCGTCGATCGGGATCTGGAGGATGCGGCCCGGGCGATGGGGGCGGGGGAAGGGCAAGTCTTCCGGCACATCACCCTTCCGCTGTCCTGGCGTTTTTTGTTGACGGGAACGGTGCTGGGGTTTGCGAGGGGAATCGGGGAATTCGGCGCCACCTTGATGGTGGCGGGCAACATTCCCGGTGAGACGCAAACGGTTCCGACGGCCATTTACATCGCCGTGGAGACGGGGCGCATGGACCTGGCCGCCTCCTGGGTGCTGGCTGTCGTCTTCCTCTCTTTTCTGCTGCTGGGAATTGTGCAAAGGATGAAATGA
- a CDS encoding prohibitin family protein, with amino-acid sequence MNNAENAQHPALPNRPNRSFHVGAAVVGVALVLIVILAFLMIARIEPGFAGVVYSPSGGVEEDMLNQGWHIIAPFKRVTEYPVSTETVYLSKDGDDGDHSFDISTKDGKNVNVDVVYSYHMDPEKLPAIFTKFRGQESDLIEAGFMKDRLKEAIQEVTTQYDVMEVYGEKRSELNRKVFEKFRDSLAPHGIIVETFNFSAIRPDKESLKAIQEKVNAKQRLETLKVQREQAKVQAEKLKIEAQGKAEAKVIEAKAQAEANRILRASLSPVLVQYETVKRWNGQLPMMTGGNAMLNLPSNWFVSSSESKGK; translated from the coding sequence TTGAACAACGCCGAAAACGCTCAACATCCCGCACTCCCGAACCGTCCCAACCGGTCCTTCCATGTCGGCGCAGCCGTGGTGGGAGTGGCCCTGGTTCTGATTGTGATCCTCGCTTTTCTGATGATTGCCCGCATCGAACCGGGATTCGCCGGGGTGGTGTACAGCCCCAGCGGCGGCGTGGAGGAGGACATGCTGAACCAGGGATGGCACATCATCGCCCCCTTCAAACGGGTGACGGAATATCCCGTGTCGACGGAGACCGTCTATCTTTCGAAGGATGGCGACGACGGGGACCACAGCTTCGACATCTCCACCAAGGACGGAAAAAATGTGAATGTGGACGTGGTCTACTCGTACCACATGGACCCGGAAAAGCTTCCCGCCATCTTCACCAAGTTTCGGGGACAGGAAAGCGATCTGATCGAAGCCGGCTTCATGAAGGACCGGCTGAAGGAAGCGATTCAGGAGGTCACCACGCAATACGACGTGATGGAAGTCTACGGGGAGAAGCGCTCGGAGCTGAACCGGAAGGTGTTTGAAAAGTTTCGGGATTCCCTCGCGCCTCACGGGATCATCGTGGAAACCTTCAACTTCTCCGCCATCCGGCCGGACAAGGAATCCCTGAAAGCGATCCAGGAAAAGGTGAACGCCAAGCAGCGCCTGGAGACCCTGAAGGTGCAGCGGGAACAGGCCAAGGTTCAGGCGGAAAAGCTGAAGATCGAAGCCCAAGGAAAGGCCGAGGCCAAAGTGATCGAAGCGAAGGCCCAGGCGGAAGCCAACCGGATCCTCCGCGCCTCCCTCAGCCCGGTCCTCGTCCAGTACGAAACCGTGAAGCGCTGGAACGGTCAGCTTCCCATGATGACCGGCGGAAACGCCATGCTCAACCTCCCCTCCAACTGGTTCGTCTCCTCTTCGGAGTCGAAGGGCAAGTGA
- a CDS encoding uracil-DNA glycosylase — translation MASLDPVTLFVEKLAGFAAPFRNKLRNPYSDPRRRENLRLYLTLMRHRRPRVLLVGRDPGHRGCALTGIPFTSEAIAARGTLSSGERLACSGTVVGPGAGYLIPSDRPPVSEVSASIVWEGIHRYFQDPPLLWNALPFHPHRPGNPRSNRLPALVAETLAFGLPYLMDLFDLFPSVDTVLAVGGRTGEVFRRLEKENRLRQTVYYLRHPSYGGKCNFFEQLQRLKREGRI, via the coding sequence ATGGCTTCTTTGGATCCCGTGACCCTTTTTGTGGAGAAACTGGCCGGGTTTGCCGCCCCGTTCCGGAACAAACTGCGAAATCCCTACTCGGACCCCCGGCGGCGGGAGAATCTGCGCCTCTATCTCACCCTCATGCGGCACCGGCGTCCCCGCGTCCTGCTGGTGGGACGGGATCCCGGCCACAGGGGCTGCGCCCTCACCGGCATCCCCTTCACCAGCGAAGCGATTGCCGCCCGGGGGACCCTTTCTTCCGGCGAGCGGCTGGCGTGCTCCGGTACCGTCGTGGGGCCGGGGGCGGGTTACCTCATTCCATCCGACCGCCCTCCCGTGTCGGAAGTCTCCGCTTCCATCGTCTGGGAGGGGATCCACCGCTATTTTCAGGATCCGCCCCTTTTGTGGAACGCGCTTCCCTTTCACCCGCACCGTCCCGGCAACCCCCGAAGCAACCGCCTTCCGGCGCTGGTCGCGGAGACGTTGGCCTTCGGGCTTCCTTACCTGATGGATCTTTTCGATCTCTTTCCCTCCGTCGACACGGTCCTGGCCGTCGGCGGGAGGACAGGGGAGGTGTTCCGCCGGCTGGAAAAGGAAAACCGGTTGCGCCAAACGGTTTATTACCTTCGCCATCCTTCTTACGGAGGGAAATGCAACTTTTTCGAGCAGTTGCAACGTCTAAAAAGAGAAGGGCGGATATAG
- a CDS encoding LCP family protein, whose amino-acid sequence MKWLKIFLALLIIAGGAVGGYALYLYKSIERTADRMYQPVTGETEAPKEIIEKEKPFCILIMGVDERKGDRGRTDTMMVMAVNPRKESALLFNIPRDTRTEIAGRGIQDKINHAYAYGGVKMSIETVEQFLDVPIDYYAKVNMQEFAKIVDALGGVEVDNPFAFRYDGHTFEKGRIHLDGDTALKYARMRYEDPRGDLGRNERQRRVLKSMIEKAASPGILANLGTVLESLGSSVTTNITFEEMKKLGNDYRNAIRQVETLEIKGRGRKIDGIYYLIVSEEEKRRVRSLVKKQLERD is encoded by the coding sequence ATGAAGTGGCTGAAAATTTTCCTCGCGCTGTTGATTATTGCCGGCGGGGCCGTCGGGGGCTATGCGTTATATCTGTACAAATCGATCGAGAGGACGGCCGATCGGATGTATCAACCCGTCACGGGGGAAACGGAAGCTCCCAAGGAAATCATCGAGAAGGAGAAGCCTTTCTGCATCCTGATCATGGGCGTGGATGAAAGGAAAGGCGATCGCGGCCGTACCGACACCATGATGGTGATGGCCGTCAATCCCCGGAAGGAGTCCGCCCTGCTCTTCAACATTCCGCGGGATACGCGCACGGAAATCGCGGGTCGGGGGATCCAGGACAAAATCAACCACGCCTATGCCTACGGCGGGGTGAAGATGTCCATCGAGACGGTGGAACAGTTCCTCGACGTCCCGATCGATTATTACGCAAAAGTGAACATGCAGGAATTTGCGAAGATCGTGGATGCGTTGGGAGGGGTGGAGGTGGATAACCCCTTCGCCTTCCGGTATGACGGGCACACCTTTGAGAAGGGGCGCATCCATCTGGACGGCGACACGGCCTTGAAGTACGCGCGCATGCGCTATGAGGATCCGCGCGGGGATTTGGGCAGAAATGAGCGTCAGCGTCGGGTGTTGAAATCGATGATTGAGAAAGCGGCGTCGCCCGGGATTTTGGCCAATCTGGGCACCGTTTTGGAAAGTCTGGGATCCAGCGTGACCACCAACATCACCTTTGAGGAAATGAAAAAATTGGGCAATGACTATCGAAATGCGATTCGGCAGGTCGAGACCCTGGAAATCAAGGGGCGCGGCCGAAAGATTGACGGAATCTACTACCTGATCGTCAGCGAGGAGGAAAAGCGGCGGGTTCGGTCTCTTGTCAAAAAACAACTGGAACGGGACTGA
- a CDS encoding CDP-alcohol phosphatidyltransferase family protein, which translates to MYTLDDVRSTYKKRDAWWTVFLVDPIASRMMLIIANHTNLTPNHITVIAFILGILSAVCFFQGTPAFLIAGALLFHLSFTFDCIDGKLSRLKGNGTMFGMWLDYMLDRARVALCSLALMTGQFLKTGEPLYIYLAFLIVLLDMTRYMNALHIFKIRSKMNKEVRKTIRQIYGATQQEHSEEREEPVGERNSRVVDLNQHFKSRFGFYLRVRDWLEKYRIRPHLFSGIEYQMFIFIIGPLVGQIVEMVVVSSVLLLLFELAILYKLWLSTLDFKKMMEKLKHNLPNVS; encoded by the coding sequence ATGTACACACTGGATGATGTGCGATCGACCTACAAGAAACGCGACGCCTGGTGGACCGTTTTTCTGGTGGATCCGATTGCTTCCCGGATGATGCTGATCATTGCCAACCACACCAATCTCACGCCGAATCATATTACGGTGATTGCGTTCATACTGGGGATTTTGTCGGCTGTTTGCTTTTTTCAGGGAACCCCCGCCTTTTTGATCGCCGGGGCCCTGCTGTTTCACCTCAGCTTCACTTTCGATTGCATCGACGGGAAGCTTTCCCGGCTCAAAGGCAACGGAACCATGTTCGGCATGTGGCTGGATTACATGCTCGATAGGGCGCGGGTCGCTTTGTGCAGTCTGGCACTGATGACGGGCCAGTTTTTAAAGACCGGCGAGCCCTTGTACATCTACCTGGCCTTTTTGATCGTCCTGCTGGATATGACCCGGTATATGAACGCCCTTCACATATTCAAGATTCGTTCCAAAATGAACAAGGAAGTCAGGAAAACCATAAGGCAGATTTACGGCGCCACTCAACAGGAGCATTCCGAGGAGCGGGAGGAGCCTGTCGGGGAAAGAAATTCGAGGGTTGTGGACCTGAATCAGCACTTTAAATCCAGGTTCGGGTTTTATCTTCGCGTGAGGGACTGGTTGGAGAAGTATCGGATCCGGCCCCACCTGTTCAGCGGGATCGAGTATCAAATGTTCATTTTCATCATCGGCCCGCTTGTCGGACAGATCGTGGAGATGGTCGTCGTCAGCTCGGTTCTGCTTCTCCTCTTCGAGCTCGCCATCCTGTATAAGCTTTGGCTCAGCACCCTGGACTTCAAAAAGATGATGGAAAAACTGAAACACAATCTCCCAAATGTCTCGTGA